One window from the genome of Hydra vulgaris chromosome 02, alternate assembly HydraT2T_AEP encodes:
- the LOC136076021 gene encoding uncharacterized protein LOC136076021, which yields MDEMSLKQHLEYDRSSYKIYGMKNGKLLNQALVIMVGGLANKSKQPIAYFYNNSTVSTADLVSLLPETISKVQETGLHIRCAVCYQGSTNIAALRLLRFSKNLPYFPNPSNNKNIHVIFDPPHLVKNKINSERLALKLTDRHLDPGPFVSMKVKLATQVFSNQVASALYCCSNANLLPLSVLPTARFVERMNTLFDILSSYKLYADKPAHCALTLKGESISQLEELKHWIEK from the exons ATGGATGAAATGTCATTAAAGCAGCATTTAGAGTATGATAGAAGTTCTTACAAGATTTACGGTATGAAAAatggaaaacttttaaatcaggCTCTTGTAATTATGGTTGGAGGCTTGGCAAATAAATCGAAACAACCaatagcttatttttataataattcaaCAGTATCAACAGCTGACTTGGTTTCTTTACTACCTGAAACCATTTCTAAGGTTCAAGAAACTGGTTTACACATTAGATGTGCAGTTTGCTATCAAGGATCTACTAATATTGCTGCCTTACGTTTGCTTAGGTTTTCCAAAAATTTACCATACTTTCCTAATCCttccaataataaaaatattcatgttaTTTTTGATCCTCCGCATTTAGTAAAAA ACAAAATAAACTCTGAACGTCTAGCGCTAAAACTAACAGATAGACACTTAGATCCTGGTCCATTTGTATCTATGAAGGTCAAACTTGCCACTCAAGTTTTTAGTAATCAAGTTGCTTCTGCATTATATTGCTGCTCTAATGCAAACTTACTTCCTTTAAGTGTATTACCAACAGCAAGATTTGTTGAACGCATGAATACTTTATTCGATATATTGAGTTCATATAAACTATATGCAGATAAACCAGCTCATTGTGCTCTAACTTTAAAAGGAGAAAGTATTTCTCAGTTGGAAGAGTTAAAGCATTGGATTGAGAAATGA
- the LOC105851018 gene encoding membrane progestin receptor gamma-A translates to MKTENLDEDMLFNLRREEVLSEFHDPFIITGYRKPFLSFKNCVKSSVMFSCNESFNILSHFVSFVFFIFLFVLCFKSELDIKDVETWPLASNMLGNIGFTLMSTIAHTFNSLSVETRHKCFYLDYAAISIYAFCSGQATFFYASAFFSDNIFLNNSYLFHIVGALISITSTLLNCFSRMKWQSKKYIIRTLTYICAYIWNFLPYGYRLLTCTNRLDCDKSGLKLAILNSTLFLMAGILNVTKIPERFYPGKFDCCGQSHNLMHIFLSVGSYLQLQFIRIEMSRGFQSKKDYFYSLLATIFVINVNLLVAILFPTKYKSGNVVQPKKSK, encoded by the coding sequence ATGAAAACCGAAAATTTGGATGAGGATATGTTATTTAATCTTCGGAGAGAAGAGGTTTTGTCGGAATTCCACGATCCATTTATAATCACTGGATACCGAAAACcatttttgtcatttaaaaactGTGTTAAAAGCTCAGTAATGTTTTCTTGCAACGaatctttcaatattttatctCATTTTGTATCtttcgtattttttatttttttatttgtattgtgTTTTAAATCAGAGTTGGATATAAAAGATGTTGAAACATGGCCTTTAGCAAGCAACATGCTTGGAAATATTGGATTTACACTAATGAGTACCATAGCACATACATTTAACTCACTGTCAGTTGAAACAAGgcacaaatgtttttatttggaCTATGCGGCAATATCAATATATGCATTTTGTTCCGGGCAAGCAACTTTTTTCTACGCAAGTGCTTTCTTTTcagacaatatttttttaaataactcatATCTCTTTCACATTGTTGGCGCACTTATCTCAATTACTTCTACTTTATTAAATTGCTTTTCAAGAATGAAATGGCagtcaaaaaagtatataataagaACACTTACATATATTTGTGCATACATATGGAATTTCCTACCGTACGGCTACCGTCTTCTAACTTGTACCAATAGATTAGATTGTGATAAAAGTGGTTTAAAATTAGCTATATTAAACTCAACTCTCTTTTTAATGGCAGGTATATTAAACGTTACAAAAATTCCTGAACGTTTTTATCCTGGAAAGTTTGATTGTTGCGGACAAAGTCATAACCTAatgcacatttttttatcagttgGGTCTTACTTACAGCTACAGTTTATAAGAATTGAAATGTCTCGAGGTTTTCAATCAAAGAAAGATTACTTTTATTCCCTACTAGCAACTATTTTTGTGATTAATGTGAATTTATTAGTTGCAATTCTTTTTCCAACAAAATACAAGTCAGGAAATGTGGTTCAGccaaagaaatcaaaataa